A genome region from Festucalex cinctus isolate MCC-2025b chromosome 17, RoL_Fcin_1.0, whole genome shotgun sequence includes the following:
- the becn1 gene encoding beclin-1 isoform X1, whose product MEGSKTSSTTMQVSFVCQRCCQPLKLDTSFNVLDRVTIHELIAPLVTVTPSKQGDCGEGDTATESNEFQETFVENKQDGVSRKYIPPARMMSTESANSFTLIGDASDGGTMENLSRRLKVTSDLFDIMSGQTDVDHPLCEECTDTLLDHLDTQLNITENECQNYKQCLELLSQLPVEDEETLLGELEHLKEEEAALVQQLEAVEEQRAAVAQELTQSRGLAQQLETEELQYQKEYSEFKRQQLELDDELKSVDNQMRYCQIQLDRLKKTNVFNATFHIWHSGQFGTINNFRLGRLPSVPVEWNEINAAWGQTVLLLHALANKMGLRFQRYRLVPYGNHSYLESLTDKSKELPLYCSGGLRFFWDNKFDHAMVAFLDCVQQFKDEVEKGDTGFCLPYRMDVEKGKIEDTGGSGGSYSIKTQFNSEEQWTKALKFMLTNLKWGLAWVTSQFYNR is encoded by the exons ATGGAGGGCTCCAAGACGTCGAGCACGACGATGCAGGTTAGCTTCGTTTGTCAACGGTGCTGCCAACCTCTCAAGCTGGACACATCTTTCAACGTACTGGACCGGGTCACCATCCACGAATTGATTG CTCCACTGGTGACTGTCACGCCCAGCAAACAGGGGGATTGTGGTGAAGGAGACACAGCAACAGAG TCAAATGAATTTCAGGAGACCTTTGTAGAAAACAAGCAAGATGGCGTGTCAAGGAAATACATCCCCCCAGCACG GATGATGTCCACAGAGAGCGCCAACAGCTTCACGCTGATCGGAGACGCGTCGGACGGAGGCACCATGGAAAATCTAAGCCGCAGACTCAAG GTGACGAGTGACCTGTTTGACATCATGTCCGGTCAGACGGATGTGGACCACCCGCTGTGTGAGGAATGTACAGATACGCTGTTGGACCACCTGGACACGCAGCTGAACATCACCGAGAATGAATGTCAGAATTACAA GCAGTGCCTGGAGCTTCTATCGCAGCTGCCAGTGGAGGACGAGGAGACGCTGCTGGGCGAGCTGGAGCATCTAAAAGAGGAGGAGGCAGCGCTGGTGCAGCAGCTGGAGGCCGTGGAGGAGCAGCGGGCCGCCGTCGCCCAAGAGCTGACGCAGAGCCGGGGACTTGCCCAGCAGCTGGAAACGGAAGAGCTGCA GTACCAGAAGGAATACAGCGAGTTCAAACGTCAACAGCTGGAGCTGGATGACGAGCTGAAGAGCGTCGACAACCAGATGCGTTACTGCCAGATCCAACTGGATCGACTCAAGAAGACCAACGTCTTCAACGCCACCTTTCACATCTG GCACAGCGGCCAGTTCGGCACCATCAACAACTTCCGTCTGGGTCGACTTCCCAGCGTGCCCGTGGAGTGGAACGAGATCAACGCCGCCTGGGGGCAGACGGTGCTGCTGCTGCACGCGCTGGCTAACAAGATGGGGCTGCGCTTCCAGAG ATATCGCCTCGTGCCCTATGGAAATCATTCCTACCTGGAGTCCCTTACAGACAAGTCAAAG GAACTTCCGCTGTACTGCTCGGGTGGCCTGAGGTTCTTCTGGGACAATAAATTCGACCACGCCATGGTGGCCTTCCTGGACTGCGTGCAGCAATTCAAAGACGAGGTGGAAAAAGGCGACACCGGCTTCTGTCTTCCGTACAG GATGGACGTGGAGAAGGGCAAGATCGAGGACACGGGCGGCAGCGGCGGCTCGTACTCAATCAAGACTCAGTTCAACTCGGAGGAGCAGTGGACCAAGGCGCTCAAGTTCATGCTCACCAACCTCAAGTGGGGGCTGGCCTGGGTCACGTCACAGTTCTACAACAgataa
- the becn1 gene encoding beclin-1 isoform X2 — MEGSKTSSTTMQVSFVCQRCCQPLKLDTSFNVLDRVTIHELIAPLVTVTPSKQGDCGEGDTATEETFVENKQDGVSRKYIPPARMMSTESANSFTLIGDASDGGTMENLSRRLKVTSDLFDIMSGQTDVDHPLCEECTDTLLDHLDTQLNITENECQNYKQCLELLSQLPVEDEETLLGELEHLKEEEAALVQQLEAVEEQRAAVAQELTQSRGLAQQLETEELQYQKEYSEFKRQQLELDDELKSVDNQMRYCQIQLDRLKKTNVFNATFHIWHSGQFGTINNFRLGRLPSVPVEWNEINAAWGQTVLLLHALANKMGLRFQRYRLVPYGNHSYLESLTDKSKELPLYCSGGLRFFWDNKFDHAMVAFLDCVQQFKDEVEKGDTGFCLPYRMDVEKGKIEDTGGSGGSYSIKTQFNSEEQWTKALKFMLTNLKWGLAWVTSQFYNR, encoded by the exons ATGGAGGGCTCCAAGACGTCGAGCACGACGATGCAGGTTAGCTTCGTTTGTCAACGGTGCTGCCAACCTCTCAAGCTGGACACATCTTTCAACGTACTGGACCGGGTCACCATCCACGAATTGATTG CTCCACTGGTGACTGTCACGCCCAGCAAACAGGGGGATTGTGGTGAAGGAGACACAGCAACAGAG GAGACCTTTGTAGAAAACAAGCAAGATGGCGTGTCAAGGAAATACATCCCCCCAGCACG GATGATGTCCACAGAGAGCGCCAACAGCTTCACGCTGATCGGAGACGCGTCGGACGGAGGCACCATGGAAAATCTAAGCCGCAGACTCAAG GTGACGAGTGACCTGTTTGACATCATGTCCGGTCAGACGGATGTGGACCACCCGCTGTGTGAGGAATGTACAGATACGCTGTTGGACCACCTGGACACGCAGCTGAACATCACCGAGAATGAATGTCAGAATTACAA GCAGTGCCTGGAGCTTCTATCGCAGCTGCCAGTGGAGGACGAGGAGACGCTGCTGGGCGAGCTGGAGCATCTAAAAGAGGAGGAGGCAGCGCTGGTGCAGCAGCTGGAGGCCGTGGAGGAGCAGCGGGCCGCCGTCGCCCAAGAGCTGACGCAGAGCCGGGGACTTGCCCAGCAGCTGGAAACGGAAGAGCTGCA GTACCAGAAGGAATACAGCGAGTTCAAACGTCAACAGCTGGAGCTGGATGACGAGCTGAAGAGCGTCGACAACCAGATGCGTTACTGCCAGATCCAACTGGATCGACTCAAGAAGACCAACGTCTTCAACGCCACCTTTCACATCTG GCACAGCGGCCAGTTCGGCACCATCAACAACTTCCGTCTGGGTCGACTTCCCAGCGTGCCCGTGGAGTGGAACGAGATCAACGCCGCCTGGGGGCAGACGGTGCTGCTGCTGCACGCGCTGGCTAACAAGATGGGGCTGCGCTTCCAGAG ATATCGCCTCGTGCCCTATGGAAATCATTCCTACCTGGAGTCCCTTACAGACAAGTCAAAG GAACTTCCGCTGTACTGCTCGGGTGGCCTGAGGTTCTTCTGGGACAATAAATTCGACCACGCCATGGTGGCCTTCCTGGACTGCGTGCAGCAATTCAAAGACGAGGTGGAAAAAGGCGACACCGGCTTCTGTCTTCCGTACAG GATGGACGTGGAGAAGGGCAAGATCGAGGACACGGGCGGCAGCGGCGGCTCGTACTCAATCAAGACTCAGTTCAACTCGGAGGAGCAGTGGACCAAGGCGCTCAAGTTCATGCTCACCAACCTCAAGTGGGGGCTGGCCTGGGTCACGTCACAGTTCTACAACAgataa
- the LOC144004691 gene encoding serine/threonine-protein kinase tousled-like 2 isoform X1: MDGLHSQALSLDPRRQELLEARFTGVGVTKINSESSSQSLCSVGSLSDKEVEPPEKKAEQRSRKRKVDVCDTNSQGKGRGQKTSDYFEFAGSSGSGTSPARGVPVLVRCCSSQHSLSYPSFQQSSPSSAGSVQTDSSSCSSIKMAPAHFCSHKATQSELTLLKLTALERSKNSDLEKKEGRIDDLLRANCDLRRQVEEQQKMLERFKERLNKCVTMSKKLLIEKSKHEKRTCRDKSMQDRLRLGHFTTVRHGASFTEQWADGIAFQNLIKQQERINSQREDIERQRKLLGKRKPPPVAPMQPPSTEHNKRKSRSNGQENEALSLAEYHEQEEIFKLRIGHLKKEEAEIQTELERLERVRNLHIRELKRIHNEDNSQFKDHPTLNDRYLLLHLLGRGGFSEVYKAFDLTEQRYVAVKIHQLNKSWREEKKQNYHKHACREYRIHKELDHPRIVKLYDYFSLDTDSFCTVLEYCEGNDLDFYLKQNKLMTEKEGRSVVMQIVNALKYLNQIRPPIIHYDLKPGNILLVNGSACGEIKITDFGLSKIMDDDSCGSSDGIELTSQGAGTYWYLPPECFVVGKEPPKISNKVDVWSLGVIFYQSLYGRKPFGHNQSQQDILQENTILKATEVQFPPKPVVTPEAKTFIRRCLAYHKEDRADVLQLSREPYLMPAIRKTLGGGAAAGGNAGASPAAPPFPSTSSCFGNSASN, translated from the exons ATGGATGGACTTCACAGCCAGGCTTTAAGCTTGGACCCTCGCAGGCAGGAATTGCTTGAAGCTCGCTTCACTGGAGTCGGCGTCACCAAG ATCAACAGTGAATCATCCAGCCAGTCTCTTTGCAGCGTTGGGTCTCTTAGCGACAAGGAAGTAGAG CCACCGGAGAAGAAGGCCGAGCAGAGAAGCAGGAAGAGAAAAGTGGACGTGTGTGACACCAACAGTCAAG GAAAGGGACGAGGACAAAAGACGAGTGATTATTTTGAG TTTGCCGGCAGCAGCGGTTCCGGCACCAGTCCGGCCCGCGGCGTCCCCGTGCTGGTGCGCTGCTGCTCTTCTCAGCACTCACTGTCTTATCCCTCG TTCCAGCAGAGCAGTCCTTCATCAGCAGGTTCGGTCCAGACCGACTCATCGTCGTGCAGCTCGATCAAGATGGCCCCCGCGCACTTTTGCTCCCACAAAGCCACCCAG TCTGAGTTGACTCTGCTGAAGCTGACGGCGCTGGAGAGGAGCAAGAACTCCGACTTGGAGAAGAAAGAGGGGCGGATAGATGACCTGTTGAGG GCTAACTGCGACCTGCGGCGCCAGGTGGAAGAACAGCAGAAGATGCTGGAGCGCTTCAAGGAGCGCCTCAACAAGTGCGTCACCATGAGCAAGAAGCTCCTCATTGAAAAG TCAAAGCATGAGAAGAGGACGTGCCGGGACAAAAGCATGCAGGATCGTCTGCGTCTGGGCCACTTCACCACGGTTCGACACGGCGCCTCCTTCACCGAGCAGTGGGCCGACGGAATCGCCTTTCAGAATCTCATCAA GCAACAAGAGCGCATCAACTCGCAGCGTGAGGACATCGAGAGGCAGAGGAAGCTGCTGGGGAAAAGGAAGCCGCCGCCCGTGGCTCCGATGCAGCCGCCCAGCACTGAGCACAACAAACGCAAGAGCAGGAGCAACGGCCAGGAGAATGAAGC GCTGTCACTAGCAGAGTATCACGAGCAAGAGGAGATATTCAAACTCCGGATTGGTCATCTAAAAAAG GAAGAGGCGGAGATCCAGACGGAGCTGGAGCGGTTGGAGCGAGTCCGCAATCTGCACATACGGGAGCTGAAGAGAATTCACAATGAGGACAATTCGCA ATTTAAAGACCACCCGACGCTGAACGACAGATATCTGCTGTTACATCTACTCGGAAGAGGGGGCTTCAGTGAAGTGTACAAG gcTTTTGATTTAACAGAGCAAAGATATGTGGCCGTTAAAATCCATCAGCTGAACAAGAGCTGGCGGGAGGAGAAGAAGCAGAATTACCACAA gcaCGCCTGTCGAGAGTACAGAATCCACAAAGAACTGGATCACCCTCGGATTGTCAAACTGTACGACTACTTCTCGCTCGACACGGACTC CTTCTGCACTGTGCTGGAGTACTGCGAGGGCAACGACCTGGACTTCTACTTGAAGCAAAACAAGCTGATGACAGAGAAGGAGGGCCGCTCCGTCGTCATGCAAATCGTCAACGCGCTCAAGTACCTCAATCAGATCCGCCCGCCCATCATCCACTACGACCTCAAGCCAG GCAACATCCTTTTGGTGAACGGCTCCGCTTGCGGCGAGATCAAAATCACCGACTTCGGCCTGTCCAAGATCATGGACGACGACAGCTGCGGTTCATCGGACGGCATCGAGCTGACCTCGCAGGGGGCGGGCACATACTG GTACCTTCCTCCGGAGTGCTTCGTGGTCGGCAAAGAGCCTCCGAAGATATCCAACAAAGTCGATGTTTGGTCGCTTGGGGTCATCTTCTATCAGAGCTTATACGGACGCAAg CCATTTGGTCACAACCAATCCCAGCAGGACATCCTCCAAGAGAACACCATCCTCAAAGCTACCGAGGTACAGTTCCCCCCGAAACCCGTCGTCACCCCAGAAGCAAAG ACGTTCATCCGCCGCTGCCTCGCTTATCACAAGGAGGACCGCGCGGACGTGCTCCAATTGTCGCGGGAACCTTACCTAATGCCCGCCATCCGAAAGACCCTCGGCGGAGGCGCCGCCGCTGGCGGCAATGCCGGCGCATCGCCCGCCGCCCCTCCTTTCCCCTCCACCTCCAGCTGCTTCGGAAACAGCGCCTCCAACTGA
- the LOC144004691 gene encoding serine/threonine-protein kinase tousled-like 2 isoform X2 produces the protein MDGLHSQALSLDPRRQELLEARFTGVGVTKINSESSSQSLCSVGSLSDKEVEPPEKKAEQRSRKRKVDVCDTNSQGKGRGQKTSDYFEFQQSSPSSAGSVQTDSSSCSSIKMAPAHFCSHKATQSELTLLKLTALERSKNSDLEKKEGRIDDLLRANCDLRRQVEEQQKMLERFKERLNKCVTMSKKLLIEKSKHEKRTCRDKSMQDRLRLGHFTTVRHGASFTEQWADGIAFQNLIKQQERINSQREDIERQRKLLGKRKPPPVAPMQPPSTEHNKRKSRSNGQENEALSLAEYHEQEEIFKLRIGHLKKEEAEIQTELERLERVRNLHIRELKRIHNEDNSQFKDHPTLNDRYLLLHLLGRGGFSEVYKAFDLTEQRYVAVKIHQLNKSWREEKKQNYHKHACREYRIHKELDHPRIVKLYDYFSLDTDSFCTVLEYCEGNDLDFYLKQNKLMTEKEGRSVVMQIVNALKYLNQIRPPIIHYDLKPGNILLVNGSACGEIKITDFGLSKIMDDDSCGSSDGIELTSQGAGTYWYLPPECFVVGKEPPKISNKVDVWSLGVIFYQSLYGRKPFGHNQSQQDILQENTILKATEVQFPPKPVVTPEAKTFIRRCLAYHKEDRADVLQLSREPYLMPAIRKTLGGGAAAGGNAGASPAAPPFPSTSSCFGNSASN, from the exons ATGGATGGACTTCACAGCCAGGCTTTAAGCTTGGACCCTCGCAGGCAGGAATTGCTTGAAGCTCGCTTCACTGGAGTCGGCGTCACCAAG ATCAACAGTGAATCATCCAGCCAGTCTCTTTGCAGCGTTGGGTCTCTTAGCGACAAGGAAGTAGAG CCACCGGAGAAGAAGGCCGAGCAGAGAAGCAGGAAGAGAAAAGTGGACGTGTGTGACACCAACAGTCAAG GAAAGGGACGAGGACAAAAGACGAGTGATTATTTTGAG TTCCAGCAGAGCAGTCCTTCATCAGCAGGTTCGGTCCAGACCGACTCATCGTCGTGCAGCTCGATCAAGATGGCCCCCGCGCACTTTTGCTCCCACAAAGCCACCCAG TCTGAGTTGACTCTGCTGAAGCTGACGGCGCTGGAGAGGAGCAAGAACTCCGACTTGGAGAAGAAAGAGGGGCGGATAGATGACCTGTTGAGG GCTAACTGCGACCTGCGGCGCCAGGTGGAAGAACAGCAGAAGATGCTGGAGCGCTTCAAGGAGCGCCTCAACAAGTGCGTCACCATGAGCAAGAAGCTCCTCATTGAAAAG TCAAAGCATGAGAAGAGGACGTGCCGGGACAAAAGCATGCAGGATCGTCTGCGTCTGGGCCACTTCACCACGGTTCGACACGGCGCCTCCTTCACCGAGCAGTGGGCCGACGGAATCGCCTTTCAGAATCTCATCAA GCAACAAGAGCGCATCAACTCGCAGCGTGAGGACATCGAGAGGCAGAGGAAGCTGCTGGGGAAAAGGAAGCCGCCGCCCGTGGCTCCGATGCAGCCGCCCAGCACTGAGCACAACAAACGCAAGAGCAGGAGCAACGGCCAGGAGAATGAAGC GCTGTCACTAGCAGAGTATCACGAGCAAGAGGAGATATTCAAACTCCGGATTGGTCATCTAAAAAAG GAAGAGGCGGAGATCCAGACGGAGCTGGAGCGGTTGGAGCGAGTCCGCAATCTGCACATACGGGAGCTGAAGAGAATTCACAATGAGGACAATTCGCA ATTTAAAGACCACCCGACGCTGAACGACAGATATCTGCTGTTACATCTACTCGGAAGAGGGGGCTTCAGTGAAGTGTACAAG gcTTTTGATTTAACAGAGCAAAGATATGTGGCCGTTAAAATCCATCAGCTGAACAAGAGCTGGCGGGAGGAGAAGAAGCAGAATTACCACAA gcaCGCCTGTCGAGAGTACAGAATCCACAAAGAACTGGATCACCCTCGGATTGTCAAACTGTACGACTACTTCTCGCTCGACACGGACTC CTTCTGCACTGTGCTGGAGTACTGCGAGGGCAACGACCTGGACTTCTACTTGAAGCAAAACAAGCTGATGACAGAGAAGGAGGGCCGCTCCGTCGTCATGCAAATCGTCAACGCGCTCAAGTACCTCAATCAGATCCGCCCGCCCATCATCCACTACGACCTCAAGCCAG GCAACATCCTTTTGGTGAACGGCTCCGCTTGCGGCGAGATCAAAATCACCGACTTCGGCCTGTCCAAGATCATGGACGACGACAGCTGCGGTTCATCGGACGGCATCGAGCTGACCTCGCAGGGGGCGGGCACATACTG GTACCTTCCTCCGGAGTGCTTCGTGGTCGGCAAAGAGCCTCCGAAGATATCCAACAAAGTCGATGTTTGGTCGCTTGGGGTCATCTTCTATCAGAGCTTATACGGACGCAAg CCATTTGGTCACAACCAATCCCAGCAGGACATCCTCCAAGAGAACACCATCCTCAAAGCTACCGAGGTACAGTTCCCCCCGAAACCCGTCGTCACCCCAGAAGCAAAG ACGTTCATCCGCCGCTGCCTCGCTTATCACAAGGAGGACCGCGCGGACGTGCTCCAATTGTCGCGGGAACCTTACCTAATGCCCGCCATCCGAAAGACCCTCGGCGGAGGCGCCGCCGCTGGCGGCAATGCCGGCGCATCGCCCGCCGCCCCTCCTTTCCCCTCCACCTCCAGCTGCTTCGGAAACAGCGCCTCCAACTGA